From Syngnathus typhle isolate RoL2023-S1 ecotype Sweden linkage group LG13, RoL_Styp_1.0, whole genome shotgun sequence, a single genomic window includes:
- the lig1 gene encoding DNA ligase 1 isoform X1: MQRSIASFFQPKGKDKDVQKTARNEQVKKPVKSPLKAQNAVLQDDSPIKKVAKRSRRILDSDDDDDDKEEVNTAKQVKDHLLKAEPTPMSPPPAPATPTTPATPATSPSTPNSTSSSGGTNMRKTARKMFPKRKLDDSDSLKEDETASVKTDAVVERQQNKRARVDGDDGDNTDEVAEEERDEKAAVEQVRTPDKDVETAEEVDKKVNREEQKKDEVTKEEAEKAPVSSFFAPRKAAAKTPKKSAEKKAMTATVMISSLGKNGKDAKSESTETDYNPSRANYHPLEHACWKEGQNALWSSPRVPYLAVARTFEKIEEDSGRLRNIETLANLFRSVLLLSPDDLLCCVYLCLNQLGPAYLGMELGIGETVLMKAVAQATGRQLDKIKAEAQERGDLGLVAESSRSNQRTMFRPASLTAGGVFKKLKEIASMSGNSAMNKKIDIIKGLFVACRFSEARYIVRSLAGKLRIGLAEQSVLSALSQAVCLTTPQKGTSPAVMDVGKGMTTESRRAWIEEKSLILKQTYCEMPNYDILLPVLLREGIDQLPNHCKLTPGVPLRPMLAHPTKGVGEVMKRFDEAAFTCEYKYDGERAQIHVLESGEVRIFSRNQEDNTSKYPDIISRIPKVKKDSVVSCVLDAEAVAWDHEKKQIQPFQVLTTRKRKDVDAADIKVQVCVYAFDLLYLNGESLVRQPLRRRRELLRESFDQAEGEFLFARFIDSDNTDTIAEFLEQSVRDSCEGLMVKTLEKDATYEIAKRSRNWLKLKKDYLEGVGDTVDLCVIGAYLGKGKRTGMYGGFLLACYDQDNEEFQSVCKIGTGFKDEDLEQHHKFLKEHILAKPRPYYRVDQSAEPDVWLDAMQVWEVKCADLSLSPVYKAAMGMVDPEKGISLRFPRFLRVRDDKKPEDATSGAQIADLYKKQQQIQNQGDKGDLEEYY, encoded by the exons ATGCAGCGCAGTATCGC ATCTTTTTTCCAGCCCAAGGGAAAGGACAAGGATGTTCAGAAGACAGCCAGAAACGAGCAAGTGAAAAA GCCTGTCAAAAGCCCACTCAAGGCCCAAAACGCGGTCCTCCAGGATGACTCGCCGATCAAGAAGGTTGCCAAACGCAGCCGGCGAATTCTGGacagcgatgatgatgatgatgacaaagaAGAAGTGAACACTGCCAAACAAGTCAAAGACCATCTCCTCAAGGCAGAGCCAACACCCATGTCTCCTCCGCCGGCCCCCGCCACGCCCACCACGCCTGCCACGCCCGCCACATCCCCGAGCACCCCCAACTCCACCTCGTCTTCTGGAGGCACCAACATGCGCAAGACGG CCAGGAAGATGTTCCCCAAGAGGAAACTGGATGACAGCGACAGTCTAAAAGAGGACGAGACTGCCAGCGTAAAGACTGACGCTGTCGTGGAGAGGCAGCAGAACAAACGAGCTCGCGTGGACGGAGACGACGGTGACAACACGG ATGAGGTTGCCGAGGAAGAAAGAGATGAGAAGGCGGCGGTGGAGCAGGTGAGGACGCCGGACAAAGACGTCgagacggcagaggaggtggacaAAAAGGTCAatagagaggagcagaagaaagacGAGGTCACAAAAGAGGAAGCTGAGAAAGCGCCAGTCAGCAGCTTCTTTG CTCCCAGAAAGGCTGCGGCCAAGACCCCGAAGAAGAGTGCAGAGAAGAAGGCGATGACGGCGACCGTGATGATTTCCTCCCTGGGGAAAAACGGCAAAGACGCCAAAAG CGAGTCGACAGAAACGGACTACAACCCGTCCAGGGCCAACTACCACCCGTTGGAGCACGCCTGCTGGAAGGAGGGACAAAA tgCGCTCTGGTCTTCCCCCAGAGTGCCTTACCTGGCGGTGGCtcgcacttttgagaaaatcgaGGAGGACTCTGGCAG ACTGAGGAACATCGAGACTCTGGCCAACCTGTTCCGCTCTGTGCTTCTGCTGTCTCCAG atGACTTGCTGTGCTGTGTGTACTTGTGCCTGAACCAGTTGGGCCCCGCCTACCTTGGCATGGAGCTTGGCATCGGGGAGACGGTGCTGATGAAAGCTGTTGCGCAAGCCacag GACGACAACTGGACAAGATCAAAGCGGAGGCCCAGGAGCGCGGCGACCTTGGTCTTGTGGCCGAGAGCTCCCGAAGTAACCAGCGCACCATGTTCAGGCCGGCCAGCCTGACGGCCGGCGGCGTCTTCAAGAAGCTCAAGGAGATTGCAAGCATGAGCGGCAACTCG GCCATGAATAAGAAGATCGACATTATCAAAGGACTCTTTGTGGCCTGCCGCTTCTCTGAGGCCCGCTACATCGTAAG gtcgCTCGCCGGCAAGCTGCGGATCGGACTGGCCGAGCAGAGCGTCCTGTCTGCGCTGAGTCAAGCCGTGTGCCTCACCACACCCCAGAAAG GCACGTCCCCAGCCGTGATGGACGTCGGCAAAGGGATGACCACGGAGAGCAGGCGGGCTTGGATCGAAGAGAAGTCTCTCATTCTCAAGCAGACTTACTG CGAGATGCCCAACTACGACATCCTTCTCCCCGTCCTCCTTCGAGAAGGCATCGACCAGCTTCCCAATCACTGCAAGCTCACCCCAG GCGTACCCCTGAGGCCAATGCTGGCACACCCCACTAAGGGAGTCGGGGAGGTGATGAAACGCTTCGACGAGGCCGCGTTCACCTGCGAGTACAAATACGATGGCGAGCGTGCACAG ATTCACGTCCTGGAGAGTGGCGAGGTTCGCATATTCAGCCGCAACCAGGAAGACAACACCAGCAAGTACCCTGACATCATCTCTCGTATCCCCAAG GTGAAGAAAGACTCGGTGGTCTCCTGCGTGCTTGACGCAGAGGCGGTGGCTTGGGACCACGAGAAGAAACAGATCCAGCCATTCCAGGTCCTCACCACACGCAAGAGGAAG GACGTGGATGCCGCCGACATCAAAGTCCAAGTGTGCGTGTACGCCTTTGATCTCCTCTACCTGAATGGAGAG TCCCTGGTACGGCAGCCGCTGCGTCGCCGTCGGGAGCTACTGCGAGAGTCCTTTGACCAAGCGGAGGGCGAGTTTTTATTCGCCCGATTCATCGACTCGGACAACACGGACACCATCGCCGAGTTCCTGGAGCAGTCTGTCCGag ACTCGTGCGAAGGCCTGATGGTGAAGACTCTGGAGAAGGACGCTACCTATGAAATCGCCAAGCGCTCCCGTAACTGGCTCAAG TTGAAGAAGGACTACCTGGAGGGCGTCGGCGACACGGTGGACCTGTGCGTCATCGGCGCCTACCTGGGCAAAGGCAAGCGGACGGGCAtgtacggcggcttcctgctggCCTGTTACGACCAAGACAACGAGGAGTTCCAGTCTGTCTGCAAG ATTGGGACCGGCTTCAAGGACGAAGATCTGGAGCAGCACCACAAGTTCTTGAAG GAACACATCCTGGCCAAGCCCCGCCCCTACTACCGCGTGGACCAATCGGCCGAGCCAGATGTGTGGCTGGACGCGATGCAGGTCTGGGAGGTGAAGTGTGCCGACCTGTCGCTGTCGCCCGTCTACAAGGCTGCCATGGGAATG GTGGATCCAGAGAAGGGAATCTCCCTGCGTTTCCCTCGATTCCTTCGCGTGCGAGATGACAAGAAGCCCGAAGACGCCACCAGCGGAGCTCAG ATCGCCGACCTGTACAAGAAGCAGCAACAGATCCAGAATCAGGGAGACAAAGGCGACTTGGAGGAATACTATTGA
- the lig1 gene encoding DNA ligase 1 isoform X2 yields MQRSIASFFQPKGKDKDVQKTARNEQVKKPVKSPLKAQNAVLQDDSPIKKVAKRSRRILDSDDDDDDKEEVNTAKQVKDHLLKAEPTPMSPPPAPATPTTPATPATSPSTPNSTSSSGGTNMRKTARKMFPKRKLDDSDSLKEDETASVKTDAVVERQQNKRARVDGDDGDNTDEVAEEERDEKAAVEQVRTPDKDVETAEEVDKKVNREEQKKDEVTKEEAEKAPVSSFFAPRKAAAKTPKKSAEKKAMTATVMISSLGKNGKDAKSESTETDYNPSRANYHPLEHACWKEGQKVPYLAVARTFEKIEEDSGRLRNIETLANLFRSVLLLSPDDLLCCVYLCLNQLGPAYLGMELGIGETVLMKAVAQATGRQLDKIKAEAQERGDLGLVAESSRSNQRTMFRPASLTAGGVFKKLKEIASMSGNSAMNKKIDIIKGLFVACRFSEARYIVRSLAGKLRIGLAEQSVLSALSQAVCLTTPQKGTSPAVMDVGKGMTTESRRAWIEEKSLILKQTYCEMPNYDILLPVLLREGIDQLPNHCKLTPGVPLRPMLAHPTKGVGEVMKRFDEAAFTCEYKYDGERAQIHVLESGEVRIFSRNQEDNTSKYPDIISRIPKVKKDSVVSCVLDAEAVAWDHEKKQIQPFQVLTTRKRKDVDAADIKVQVCVYAFDLLYLNGESLVRQPLRRRRELLRESFDQAEGEFLFARFIDSDNTDTIAEFLEQSVRDSCEGLMVKTLEKDATYEIAKRSRNWLKLKKDYLEGVGDTVDLCVIGAYLGKGKRTGMYGGFLLACYDQDNEEFQSVCKIGTGFKDEDLEQHHKFLKEHILAKPRPYYRVDQSAEPDVWLDAMQVWEVKCADLSLSPVYKAAMGMVDPEKGISLRFPRFLRVRDDKKPEDATSGAQIADLYKKQQQIQNQGDKGDLEEYY; encoded by the exons ATGCAGCGCAGTATCGC ATCTTTTTTCCAGCCCAAGGGAAAGGACAAGGATGTTCAGAAGACAGCCAGAAACGAGCAAGTGAAAAA GCCTGTCAAAAGCCCACTCAAGGCCCAAAACGCGGTCCTCCAGGATGACTCGCCGATCAAGAAGGTTGCCAAACGCAGCCGGCGAATTCTGGacagcgatgatgatgatgatgacaaagaAGAAGTGAACACTGCCAAACAAGTCAAAGACCATCTCCTCAAGGCAGAGCCAACACCCATGTCTCCTCCGCCGGCCCCCGCCACGCCCACCACGCCTGCCACGCCCGCCACATCCCCGAGCACCCCCAACTCCACCTCGTCTTCTGGAGGCACCAACATGCGCAAGACGG CCAGGAAGATGTTCCCCAAGAGGAAACTGGATGACAGCGACAGTCTAAAAGAGGACGAGACTGCCAGCGTAAAGACTGACGCTGTCGTGGAGAGGCAGCAGAACAAACGAGCTCGCGTGGACGGAGACGACGGTGACAACACGG ATGAGGTTGCCGAGGAAGAAAGAGATGAGAAGGCGGCGGTGGAGCAGGTGAGGACGCCGGACAAAGACGTCgagacggcagaggaggtggacaAAAAGGTCAatagagaggagcagaagaaagacGAGGTCACAAAAGAGGAAGCTGAGAAAGCGCCAGTCAGCAGCTTCTTTG CTCCCAGAAAGGCTGCGGCCAAGACCCCGAAGAAGAGTGCAGAGAAGAAGGCGATGACGGCGACCGTGATGATTTCCTCCCTGGGGAAAAACGGCAAAGACGCCAAAAG CGAGTCGACAGAAACGGACTACAACCCGTCCAGGGCCAACTACCACCCGTTGGAGCACGCCTGCTGGAAGGAGGGACAAAA AGTGCCTTACCTGGCGGTGGCtcgcacttttgagaaaatcgaGGAGGACTCTGGCAG ACTGAGGAACATCGAGACTCTGGCCAACCTGTTCCGCTCTGTGCTTCTGCTGTCTCCAG atGACTTGCTGTGCTGTGTGTACTTGTGCCTGAACCAGTTGGGCCCCGCCTACCTTGGCATGGAGCTTGGCATCGGGGAGACGGTGCTGATGAAAGCTGTTGCGCAAGCCacag GACGACAACTGGACAAGATCAAAGCGGAGGCCCAGGAGCGCGGCGACCTTGGTCTTGTGGCCGAGAGCTCCCGAAGTAACCAGCGCACCATGTTCAGGCCGGCCAGCCTGACGGCCGGCGGCGTCTTCAAGAAGCTCAAGGAGATTGCAAGCATGAGCGGCAACTCG GCCATGAATAAGAAGATCGACATTATCAAAGGACTCTTTGTGGCCTGCCGCTTCTCTGAGGCCCGCTACATCGTAAG gtcgCTCGCCGGCAAGCTGCGGATCGGACTGGCCGAGCAGAGCGTCCTGTCTGCGCTGAGTCAAGCCGTGTGCCTCACCACACCCCAGAAAG GCACGTCCCCAGCCGTGATGGACGTCGGCAAAGGGATGACCACGGAGAGCAGGCGGGCTTGGATCGAAGAGAAGTCTCTCATTCTCAAGCAGACTTACTG CGAGATGCCCAACTACGACATCCTTCTCCCCGTCCTCCTTCGAGAAGGCATCGACCAGCTTCCCAATCACTGCAAGCTCACCCCAG GCGTACCCCTGAGGCCAATGCTGGCACACCCCACTAAGGGAGTCGGGGAGGTGATGAAACGCTTCGACGAGGCCGCGTTCACCTGCGAGTACAAATACGATGGCGAGCGTGCACAG ATTCACGTCCTGGAGAGTGGCGAGGTTCGCATATTCAGCCGCAACCAGGAAGACAACACCAGCAAGTACCCTGACATCATCTCTCGTATCCCCAAG GTGAAGAAAGACTCGGTGGTCTCCTGCGTGCTTGACGCAGAGGCGGTGGCTTGGGACCACGAGAAGAAACAGATCCAGCCATTCCAGGTCCTCACCACACGCAAGAGGAAG GACGTGGATGCCGCCGACATCAAAGTCCAAGTGTGCGTGTACGCCTTTGATCTCCTCTACCTGAATGGAGAG TCCCTGGTACGGCAGCCGCTGCGTCGCCGTCGGGAGCTACTGCGAGAGTCCTTTGACCAAGCGGAGGGCGAGTTTTTATTCGCCCGATTCATCGACTCGGACAACACGGACACCATCGCCGAGTTCCTGGAGCAGTCTGTCCGag ACTCGTGCGAAGGCCTGATGGTGAAGACTCTGGAGAAGGACGCTACCTATGAAATCGCCAAGCGCTCCCGTAACTGGCTCAAG TTGAAGAAGGACTACCTGGAGGGCGTCGGCGACACGGTGGACCTGTGCGTCATCGGCGCCTACCTGGGCAAAGGCAAGCGGACGGGCAtgtacggcggcttcctgctggCCTGTTACGACCAAGACAACGAGGAGTTCCAGTCTGTCTGCAAG ATTGGGACCGGCTTCAAGGACGAAGATCTGGAGCAGCACCACAAGTTCTTGAAG GAACACATCCTGGCCAAGCCCCGCCCCTACTACCGCGTGGACCAATCGGCCGAGCCAGATGTGTGGCTGGACGCGATGCAGGTCTGGGAGGTGAAGTGTGCCGACCTGTCGCTGTCGCCCGTCTACAAGGCTGCCATGGGAATG GTGGATCCAGAGAAGGGAATCTCCCTGCGTTTCCCTCGATTCCTTCGCGTGCGAGATGACAAGAAGCCCGAAGACGCCACCAGCGGAGCTCAG ATCGCCGACCTGTACAAGAAGCAGCAACAGATCCAGAATCAGGGAGACAAAGGCGACTTGGAGGAATACTATTGA
- the lig1 gene encoding DNA ligase 1 isoform X3: protein MSPPPAPATPTTPATPATSPSTPNSTSSSGGTNMRKTARKMFPKRKLDDSDSLKEDETASVKTDAVVERQQNKRARVDGDDGDNTDEVAEEERDEKAAVEQVRTPDKDVETAEEVDKKVNREEQKKDEVTKEEAEKAPVSSFFAPRKAAAKTPKKSAEKKAMTATVMISSLGKNGKDAKSESTETDYNPSRANYHPLEHACWKEGQNALWSSPRVPYLAVARTFEKIEEDSGRLRNIETLANLFRSVLLLSPDDLLCCVYLCLNQLGPAYLGMELGIGETVLMKAVAQATGRQLDKIKAEAQERGDLGLVAESSRSNQRTMFRPASLTAGGVFKKLKEIASMSGNSAMNKKIDIIKGLFVACRFSEARYIVRSLAGKLRIGLAEQSVLSALSQAVCLTTPQKGTSPAVMDVGKGMTTESRRAWIEEKSLILKQTYCEMPNYDILLPVLLREGIDQLPNHCKLTPGVPLRPMLAHPTKGVGEVMKRFDEAAFTCEYKYDGERAQIHVLESGEVRIFSRNQEDNTSKYPDIISRIPKVKKDSVVSCVLDAEAVAWDHEKKQIQPFQVLTTRKRKDVDAADIKVQVCVYAFDLLYLNGESLVRQPLRRRRELLRESFDQAEGEFLFARFIDSDNTDTIAEFLEQSVRDSCEGLMVKTLEKDATYEIAKRSRNWLKLKKDYLEGVGDTVDLCVIGAYLGKGKRTGMYGGFLLACYDQDNEEFQSVCKIGTGFKDEDLEQHHKFLKEHILAKPRPYYRVDQSAEPDVWLDAMQVWEVKCADLSLSPVYKAAMGMVDPEKGISLRFPRFLRVRDDKKPEDATSGAQIADLYKKQQQIQNQGDKGDLEEYY, encoded by the exons ATGTCTCCTCCGCCGGCCCCCGCCACGCCCACCACGCCTGCCACGCCCGCCACATCCCCGAGCACCCCCAACTCCACCTCGTCTTCTGGAGGCACCAACATGCGCAAGACGG CCAGGAAGATGTTCCCCAAGAGGAAACTGGATGACAGCGACAGTCTAAAAGAGGACGAGACTGCCAGCGTAAAGACTGACGCTGTCGTGGAGAGGCAGCAGAACAAACGAGCTCGCGTGGACGGAGACGACGGTGACAACACGG ATGAGGTTGCCGAGGAAGAAAGAGATGAGAAGGCGGCGGTGGAGCAGGTGAGGACGCCGGACAAAGACGTCgagacggcagaggaggtggacaAAAAGGTCAatagagaggagcagaagaaagacGAGGTCACAAAAGAGGAAGCTGAGAAAGCGCCAGTCAGCAGCTTCTTTG CTCCCAGAAAGGCTGCGGCCAAGACCCCGAAGAAGAGTGCAGAGAAGAAGGCGATGACGGCGACCGTGATGATTTCCTCCCTGGGGAAAAACGGCAAAGACGCCAAAAG CGAGTCGACAGAAACGGACTACAACCCGTCCAGGGCCAACTACCACCCGTTGGAGCACGCCTGCTGGAAGGAGGGACAAAA tgCGCTCTGGTCTTCCCCCAGAGTGCCTTACCTGGCGGTGGCtcgcacttttgagaaaatcgaGGAGGACTCTGGCAG ACTGAGGAACATCGAGACTCTGGCCAACCTGTTCCGCTCTGTGCTTCTGCTGTCTCCAG atGACTTGCTGTGCTGTGTGTACTTGTGCCTGAACCAGTTGGGCCCCGCCTACCTTGGCATGGAGCTTGGCATCGGGGAGACGGTGCTGATGAAAGCTGTTGCGCAAGCCacag GACGACAACTGGACAAGATCAAAGCGGAGGCCCAGGAGCGCGGCGACCTTGGTCTTGTGGCCGAGAGCTCCCGAAGTAACCAGCGCACCATGTTCAGGCCGGCCAGCCTGACGGCCGGCGGCGTCTTCAAGAAGCTCAAGGAGATTGCAAGCATGAGCGGCAACTCG GCCATGAATAAGAAGATCGACATTATCAAAGGACTCTTTGTGGCCTGCCGCTTCTCTGAGGCCCGCTACATCGTAAG gtcgCTCGCCGGCAAGCTGCGGATCGGACTGGCCGAGCAGAGCGTCCTGTCTGCGCTGAGTCAAGCCGTGTGCCTCACCACACCCCAGAAAG GCACGTCCCCAGCCGTGATGGACGTCGGCAAAGGGATGACCACGGAGAGCAGGCGGGCTTGGATCGAAGAGAAGTCTCTCATTCTCAAGCAGACTTACTG CGAGATGCCCAACTACGACATCCTTCTCCCCGTCCTCCTTCGAGAAGGCATCGACCAGCTTCCCAATCACTGCAAGCTCACCCCAG GCGTACCCCTGAGGCCAATGCTGGCACACCCCACTAAGGGAGTCGGGGAGGTGATGAAACGCTTCGACGAGGCCGCGTTCACCTGCGAGTACAAATACGATGGCGAGCGTGCACAG ATTCACGTCCTGGAGAGTGGCGAGGTTCGCATATTCAGCCGCAACCAGGAAGACAACACCAGCAAGTACCCTGACATCATCTCTCGTATCCCCAAG GTGAAGAAAGACTCGGTGGTCTCCTGCGTGCTTGACGCAGAGGCGGTGGCTTGGGACCACGAGAAGAAACAGATCCAGCCATTCCAGGTCCTCACCACACGCAAGAGGAAG GACGTGGATGCCGCCGACATCAAAGTCCAAGTGTGCGTGTACGCCTTTGATCTCCTCTACCTGAATGGAGAG TCCCTGGTACGGCAGCCGCTGCGTCGCCGTCGGGAGCTACTGCGAGAGTCCTTTGACCAAGCGGAGGGCGAGTTTTTATTCGCCCGATTCATCGACTCGGACAACACGGACACCATCGCCGAGTTCCTGGAGCAGTCTGTCCGag ACTCGTGCGAAGGCCTGATGGTGAAGACTCTGGAGAAGGACGCTACCTATGAAATCGCCAAGCGCTCCCGTAACTGGCTCAAG TTGAAGAAGGACTACCTGGAGGGCGTCGGCGACACGGTGGACCTGTGCGTCATCGGCGCCTACCTGGGCAAAGGCAAGCGGACGGGCAtgtacggcggcttcctgctggCCTGTTACGACCAAGACAACGAGGAGTTCCAGTCTGTCTGCAAG ATTGGGACCGGCTTCAAGGACGAAGATCTGGAGCAGCACCACAAGTTCTTGAAG GAACACATCCTGGCCAAGCCCCGCCCCTACTACCGCGTGGACCAATCGGCCGAGCCAGATGTGTGGCTGGACGCGATGCAGGTCTGGGAGGTGAAGTGTGCCGACCTGTCGCTGTCGCCCGTCTACAAGGCTGCCATGGGAATG GTGGATCCAGAGAAGGGAATCTCCCTGCGTTTCCCTCGATTCCTTCGCGTGCGAGATGACAAGAAGCCCGAAGACGCCACCAGCGGAGCTCAG ATCGCCGACCTGTACAAGAAGCAGCAACAGATCCAGAATCAGGGAGACAAAGGCGACTTGGAGGAATACTATTGA
- the mpz gene encoding myelin protein P0 isoform X3 produces the protein MLTLVALASLLVLAAVPEPSQAIVIYTGWERHALVGSEVRLSCSFFSWRWTSEDVTFSWTYRPDGARDSVSIFHYTGGMAYVDNKGPFRDRLEFVGDPSRRDGSIVLKNLEFSDNGTFTCDAKNPPDIGGRPSSVRLLVFEKVPIQAGVITGSIVGAVLGLLLLIVVIYYLMRFLVARRVFSLNVSKHGKKKKEGSQQRQIKV, from the exons ATGCTGACCCTGGTGGCGCTGGCGTCTCTCCTTGTCCTGGccgcag TGCCCGAGCCGTCCCAGGCCATCGTGATTTACACGGGCTGGGAGCGTCACGCACTGGTGGGCAGCGAGGTGCGGCTCTCCTGCTCCTTCTTCTCCTGGCGCTGGACCTCCGAGGACGTCACCTTCTCCTGGACCTACAGGCCCGACGGGGCCAGGGACAGCGTCTCG ATCTTCCACTACACGGGCGGGATGGCCTACGTGGACAACAAGGGTCCCTTCAGGGACCGGCTGGAGTTTGTGGGGGACCCAAGCCGCCGCGACGGCTCCATCGTGCTCAAGAATTTGGAGTTCAGCGACAACGGGACCTTCACCTGCGACGCCAAGAACCCGCCCGACATCGGCGGACGGCCCTCCAGCGTGCGCCTGCTGGTCTTTGAGAAAG TGCCCATCCAGGCGGGCGTGATCACGGGTTCCATCGTGGGCGCCGTCCTGGGCCTGCTGCTCCTGATTGTGGTCATCTACTACCTGATGCGCTTCCTGGTGGCGCGCCGCGTCTTCAGCCTCAACGTCAG CAAACACGGCAAGAAAAAGAAGGAGGGATCACAGCAGAGACAG
- the mpz gene encoding myelin protein P0 isoform X2 — protein MLTLVALASLLVLAAVPEPSQAIVIYTGWERHALVGSEVRLSCSFFSWRWTSEDVTFSWTYRPDGARDSVSIFHYTGGMAYVDNKGPFRDRLEFVGDPSRRDGSIVLKNLEFSDNGTFTCDAKNPPDIGGRPSSVRLLVFEKVPIQAGVITGSIVGAVLGLLLLIVVIYYLMRFLVARRVFSLNVSKHGKKKKEGSQQRQLWTPPPLTLSPRT, from the exons ATGCTGACCCTGGTGGCGCTGGCGTCTCTCCTTGTCCTGGccgcag TGCCCGAGCCGTCCCAGGCCATCGTGATTTACACGGGCTGGGAGCGTCACGCACTGGTGGGCAGCGAGGTGCGGCTCTCCTGCTCCTTCTTCTCCTGGCGCTGGACCTCCGAGGACGTCACCTTCTCCTGGACCTACAGGCCCGACGGGGCCAGGGACAGCGTCTCG ATCTTCCACTACACGGGCGGGATGGCCTACGTGGACAACAAGGGTCCCTTCAGGGACCGGCTGGAGTTTGTGGGGGACCCAAGCCGCCGCGACGGCTCCATCGTGCTCAAGAATTTGGAGTTCAGCGACAACGGGACCTTCACCTGCGACGCCAAGAACCCGCCCGACATCGGCGGACGGCCCTCCAGCGTGCGCCTGCTGGTCTTTGAGAAAG TGCCCATCCAGGCGGGCGTGATCACGGGTTCCATCGTGGGCGCCGTCCTGGGCCTGCTGCTCCTGATTGTGGTCATCTACTACCTGATGCGCTTCCTGGTGGCGCGCCGCGTCTTCAGCCTCAACGTCAG CAAACACGGCAAGAAAAAGAAGGAGGGATCACAGCAGAGACAG